The following proteins come from a genomic window of Finegoldia magna ATCC 29328:
- a CDS encoding xanthine dehydrogenase family protein molybdopterin-binding subunit produces MKINKDFKKIDSNSLVTGKPVYTEDLKDPNALIIKLMRSPYARCEILEIDKSKAEAMDGIVAVYTYEDVFDNKFTLAGQSYPEPSPYDMSILSKNIRYMKEPVAIVVGVNEKVCNQAMKRIKVKYDVKEPLLDYTKAIDNEIVVHEEDVFFNGPTKVFGYNTRRNLVGEKKESWGEDIDKVMSECDVVLEDTFTTKAQAHCMMETYRSYCYMDQFDRLCCISSTQVPFHIKRQLSVALGISDSRIRIIKPRVGGGFGGKQTSVTEIYPGFVTLKTGKPSILVFDREETFEASNSRHQMKVKVKIGAKKDGTIEACDIYALSDQGAYGYHAFTTLNLVGNKTLPLYSRMRAARFFGQVVYTNKLPGGAFRGYGAVQGTFALESMVNKLAKELNMDPVELRLKNTVREGEKTLAYGIDVKSCKLNECIEKGREMIEWDKYYPFKEEKDKIISVGMAIAQQGSGIQNVDTSTVEVRLNEQGDYTLLMSPTDVGQGTDSIMVNLANEVLQCGMDNIIPIIADTDITPYDPGSYASSGVYITGGAVVRACENLLNKIKKRVAMRFETSVEWLEIRDQAVYLQNKKLIAIKDLARDLSTGPNGMQLIGVGNFDSKTSPPPYMAGFVKISIDKLTGEIKVEDYAAVVDCGTVMNTKLATVQVEGGIGQSIGYALYEDSLWDDEGRLKEHSFISYNLPSRKDIGNIHVDFCESYEPTGPFGAKSIGEIVSNTPAPAINGAILNAISCTFDTLPIKAEDVLLKMYE; encoded by the coding sequence ATGAAGATAAATAAAGATTTCAAGAAAATAGATTCAAATTCATTAGTTACTGGTAAACCTGTCTACACAGAAGATTTGAAAGATCCTAATGCACTAATAATTAAGTTGATGAGAAGTCCTTATGCGAGATGCGAAATTTTAGAAATCGACAAATCAAAGGCAGAAGCGATGGATGGAATTGTTGCAGTGTACACTTATGAGGATGTTTTTGATAATAAATTTACTTTGGCAGGACAATCTTATCCAGAACCAAGTCCATACGATATGTCGATTTTATCAAAAAATATAAGATACATGAAAGAGCCTGTAGCAATCGTTGTTGGAGTTAACGAAAAAGTTTGTAATCAAGCTATGAAGAGAATCAAAGTAAAATACGATGTCAAAGAGCCACTACTTGATTACACGAAAGCTATCGATAACGAAATCGTAGTTCACGAAGAAGACGTGTTCTTTAATGGTCCAACGAAAGTTTTCGGTTACAATACGAGAAGAAATCTTGTTGGTGAAAAGAAAGAATCATGGGGAGAAGATATTGACAAGGTAATGAGTGAGTGTGATGTTGTATTGGAAGATACTTTTACAACAAAAGCACAAGCGCATTGTATGATGGAAACTTACAGATCGTATTGCTACATGGATCAATTCGATAGATTGTGTTGCATTTCATCTACACAAGTGCCATTTCACATCAAAAGACAATTATCCGTTGCTCTTGGAATTAGCGATTCAAGAATCAGAATTATAAAACCAAGAGTTGGTGGAGGATTTGGTGGAAAACAAACAAGTGTCACAGAAATTTATCCTGGATTTGTAACATTGAAGACAGGAAAGCCATCAATTCTTGTATTTGACAGGGAAGAAACTTTTGAAGCTTCAAATTCTCGTCACCAAATGAAAGTTAAAGTAAAAATTGGCGCAAAAAAAGATGGTACGATTGAAGCGTGTGATATTTATGCACTATCTGATCAAGGAGCTTATGGATATCACGCATTTACCACTTTGAATTTGGTTGGTAACAAAACTCTTCCGTTATACAGTAGAATGAGAGCCGCGAGATTTTTCGGACAAGTTGTCTACACTAATAAACTTCCTGGTGGAGCTTTCCGTGGTTACGGTGCAGTTCAAGGAACATTTGCACTAGAATCTATGGTAAACAAATTAGCCAAAGAATTAAACATGGATCCTGTCGAGCTTAGACTTAAAAACACTGTTCGAGAAGGAGAAAAAACTCTTGCTTACGGAATAGATGTCAAAAGTTGCAAATTAAATGAATGTATCGAAAAGGGAAGAGAAATGATTGAATGGGATAAATATTATCCGTTCAAAGAAGAAAAAGATAAAATAATTTCAGTTGGAATGGCAATCGCCCAACAAGGAAGTGGAATTCAAAATGTCGACACTTCTACTGTTGAGGTGAGATTAAACGAACAAGGCGACTATACATTATTGATGAGTCCTACAGATGTTGGACAAGGCACTGATTCTATCATGGTGAATTTGGCAAACGAAGTGTTGCAATGCGGAATGGACAATATAATTCCGATAATTGCAGATACTGATATAACTCCATACGATCCAGGTAGTTATGCATCAAGTGGTGTGTATATAACTGGTGGAGCAGTTGTTCGTGCTTGCGAAAATTTATTAAACAAAATCAAAAAACGTGTTGCAATGAGATTTGAAACTTCTGTTGAATGGTTAGAAATCAGAGATCAAGCAGTTTATTTGCAAAATAAGAAATTAATTGCAATTAAAGATTTGGCGAGAGATTTGTCAACTGGTCCAAATGGTATGCAATTAATCGGAGTAGGAAATTTCGATTCAAAAACATCACCACCACCATATATGGCAGGATTTGTAAAAATTAGTATTGACAAATTAACAGGAGAAATCAAAGTAGAAGATTATGCAGCAGTTGTCGATTGCGGAACTGTTATGAATACCAAATTAGCGACAGTTCAAGTCGAAGGTGGAATTGGTCAATCTATAGGATATGCCTTGTATGAAGATTCATTGTGGGATGATGAAGGAAGATTAAAAGAACATTCTTTTATTTCGTATAATTTGCCTTCTAGAAAAGACATCGGAAATATCCACGTTGATTTTTGTGAAAGTTATGAACCTACAGGTCCATTCGGCGCAAAATCAATTGGAGAAATAGTTTCAAACACACCTGCACCAGCTATTAATGGAGCGATATTGAATGCAATTAGTTGCACTTTTGATACTCTTCCAATAAAAGCTGAAGATGTTTTATTAAAAATGTATGAATAG
- a CDS encoding dicarboxylate/amino acid:cation symporter — translation MKFVALAVTLVLFALLMFMAKKKMNFGTRTIVAAILGIIVGFIFKGNTEYVKVFGSIYANLLFAIVIPLLFTSIVSTVVSLESIEKMKKIGTKTIGILSLHNVLGSLVGLILGVAFKIGQGSSLTLAADAKAKEVPTFAETFVNFFPDNVLGNAAEAKVVPIIIFSVLLGLAILQLEERGEGERAKPFLSFIDSAAAVIFRFTGMIIDFTPYAVLALMANAVSRTDMASMMPLIVVLILTYVASIFHSYITTSALLAIFAKVNPVKFFKKFWPVQLIAFSTQSSVGCIPANTENLRDKLGVSEKIATFVASTGSTVGMPGCAGFWPVLSAILTINVMGIHYSFGQYVMLVLVALAVSLGTVGVPGTATITTTAVFAAMGLPVEMVVLMSPISMLADMGRTATNVTAAGSSAVIVAASEGELDREVFNS, via the coding sequence ATGAAATTCGTAGCATTAGCAGTTACTTTAGTATTGTTTGCTTTATTGATGTTCATGGCTAAGAAGAAAATGAATTTTGGTACAAGAACAATTGTAGCTGCAATTTTAGGTATAATAGTAGGATTTATTTTTAAAGGAAACACAGAATATGTAAAAGTATTTGGATCTATCTATGCAAATTTATTATTTGCAATAGTAATTCCATTATTATTTACATCAATAGTTAGCACTGTAGTTTCTTTGGAAAGTATAGAAAAAATGAAAAAAATTGGAACAAAAACAATCGGTATATTGAGTTTACACAATGTCTTAGGTTCACTTGTAGGTTTGATTTTAGGGGTAGCATTCAAAATTGGACAAGGAAGTTCATTGACTTTGGCAGCTGATGCAAAAGCTAAGGAAGTTCCAACTTTTGCAGAAACTTTTGTAAATTTCTTCCCAGATAATGTTTTAGGAAATGCAGCAGAAGCAAAAGTTGTTCCTATAATTATTTTCTCTGTTCTTTTGGGATTGGCGATTTTACAATTAGAAGAAAGAGGAGAAGGAGAAAGAGCAAAACCATTTTTAAGTTTTATCGATTCAGCTGCGGCAGTGATTTTTAGATTTACCGGAATGATTATAGATTTTACTCCATACGCAGTATTGGCTTTGATGGCAAACGCGGTTAGTAGAACTGATATGGCTAGTATGATGCCATTGATAGTTGTGTTGATATTAACTTATGTTGCATCTATTTTCCACTCTTATATTACAACTAGTGCTCTTTTGGCGATATTTGCAAAAGTAAATCCAGTAAAATTCTTCAAAAAATTCTGGCCAGTTCAATTGATTGCATTCTCAACACAATCATCAGTTGGATGTATTCCAGCAAATACTGAAAATTTAAGAGACAAATTGGGTGTTTCTGAAAAGATAGCAACTTTTGTTGCTTCGACCGGTTCAACTGTTGGTATGCCAGGTTGTGCAGGATTCTGGCCTGTATTGTCAGCTATTTTGACAATTAATGTTATGGGAATTCATTATTCATTTGGACAATATGTGATGCTTGTATTAGTAGCATTAGCAGTGTCATTGGGTACTGTTGGAGTTCCAGGAACTGCAACAATTACTACTACAGCAGTATTCGCAGCAATGGGACTTCCCGTTGAAATGGTTGTATTGATGAGCCCTATTTCAATGCTTGCAGATATGGGTAGAACTGCTACAAATGTTACAGCAGCAGGTTCTTCAGCAGTTATAGTTGCAGCAAGCGAAGGCGAATTAGACAGGGAAGTTTTTAATTCATAA